From one Sulfurovum sp. UBA12169 genomic stretch:
- a CDS encoding acylhydrolase — protein MAEILALGDCNTAGVGDLYAQSYPELFAKKIGKNVKNCGYTMSTTREMIHFFNNNFTKDTEIILIQYGLVDSWKTFKYSPYVLYYPDTTARKFFRKLVKKYKKICKKLGLNELLGVKNVVDLDEYKKNIEYVIEKAIGRKIFLIDTIPNQETFRNNEIQKYNEIMKILSLKYQNVFKVNTYYDFEGQKKFYLDETHMNAEGIKLITDNILTVYVDTISLQ, from the coding sequence ATGGCTGAAATATTAGCATTGGGTGATTGCAACACAGCGGGTGTAGGTGATTTGTATGCTCAATCCTATCCAGAATTGTTTGCAAAAAAGATTGGAAAAAACGTAAAAAATTGTGGGTATACAATGTCTACCACAAGGGAAATGATACATTTTTTTAATAACAATTTTACGAAAGATACAGAGATAATTTTAATACAATATGGCTTGGTTGATTCGTGGAAAACGTTTAAATATTCTCCCTATGTGTTGTACTATCCAGATACGACAGCCAGAAAATTTTTTAGAAAATTAGTAAAAAAATATAAAAAAATCTGTAAAAAATTAGGTTTAAATGAATTGCTTGGCGTTAAAAATGTTGTTGATTTGGATGAATACAAAAAGAATATCGAATATGTTATTGAGAAAGCAATAGGGCGTAAAATTTTTTTAATTGATACAATTCCAAATCAAGAAACCTTTAGAAACAATGAAATACAAAAATACAATGAAATAATGAAGATATTAAGCTTGAAGTATCAAAATGTTTTTAAAGTAAATACATATTATGATTTTGAGGGTCAGAAAAAGTTTTATTTGGATGAAACACATATGAATGCTGAAGGAATTAAATTAATAACTGACAACATTTTAACAGTTTATGTAGACACAATAAGTTTACAATAG
- a CDS encoding lipopolysaccharide biosynthesis protein, giving the protein MTVVQFLASKGRGGLESIFSDLCLALSAHVKLHVIVFKDSDVLSTLDNRVQIHLLSSYSSRFNPLLYFELFLLLKKIKPDLVHTHGAKATEIMYHLSQILFFKQIATKHNARKGNIFNKIKYVTAVSMDVAKSIASDHVKIVYNGLMLQAIPKGKITHKRFTILAVGRLDKIKGFDILIKECAKLEFDFLLQIIGEGEEKISLQSLIDDFGLNEKVKLLGFRKDIPLMMHNSDVVVLSSHSEGFSLVMIEALFYANSFISTRVSGATEILDSQFLINGWDVAEKIKDVYLNYDLYKSDFMHLKKKLQKKFLLQNIIEQYLNIYQKVLHEKKFK; this is encoded by the coding sequence ATGACAGTTGTGCAATTTTTAGCATCAAAGGGACGAGGAGGACTAGAGAGTATCTTTTCAGATTTATGCCTTGCCCTCAGTGCTCACGTTAAGCTTCATGTGATTGTGTTTAAAGATAGTGATGTTTTATCAACTTTGGATAATCGTGTGCAAATCCATCTATTGTCTTCTTATTCTAGTAGATTTAATCCTTTATTGTATTTTGAACTTTTCTTGCTGCTTAAAAAAATTAAACCCGATCTTGTGCATACTCATGGCGCCAAAGCAACAGAGATTATGTACCATCTTTCACAAATATTGTTTTTTAAACAGATTGCAACGAAACATAATGCCAGAAAAGGAAACATTTTTAATAAGATCAAATATGTTACAGCGGTCTCTATGGATGTGGCGAAAAGCATTGCAAGCGATCATGTTAAAATTGTTTACAATGGTCTGATGCTCCAAGCTATTCCAAAAGGGAAAATAACGCATAAAAGATTTACAATTCTTGCCGTGGGACGACTTGACAAAATTAAAGGTTTTGATATTTTAATTAAAGAGTGTGCGAAGCTGGAATTTGATTTTTTGCTTCAAATTATTGGTGAAGGAGAAGAGAAGATTTCACTTCAGAGTTTGATTGATGATTTTGGATTAAATGAAAAGGTGAAACTGTTAGGCTTTCGAAAAGATATTCCATTAATGATGCACAATTCTGATGTGGTTGTACTAAGTTCACATAGTGAAGGTTTTAGCTTGGTGATGATTGAAGCACTTTTTTATGCGAATTCGTTTATCTCAACTAGAGTTAGCGGTGCTACCGAAATTTTAGATAGTCAGTTTTTAATTAATGGATGGGATGTGGCCGAAAAGATTAAAGATGTATATCTCAATTATGATCTTTATAAAAGTGATTTTATGCATTTGAAAAAAAAATTGCAGAAAAAATTCTTACTGCAAAACATCATAGAGCAGTATCTAAACATATATCAAAAAGTTTTACATGAAAAGAAATTTAAATAA